A region from the Panicum hallii strain FIL2 chromosome 1, PHallii_v3.1, whole genome shotgun sequence genome encodes:
- the LOC112882821 gene encoding mavicyanin-like, whose amino-acid sequence MAGAAVIAGLVLLAAAAVSPAYATDHVVGDASGWTSGVDYTTWTKGKTFSVGDNLVFQYSAMHTVAEVSSADYSACSASNSLQSYSDQNTKIPLTAPGTRYFICGTPGHCSGGMKLAVTVSAAAATAPAASSPPATPGTPGDDDDTPPATTTPSASTPPATTAAPTTRSTSTSAAGEDPLAIGVLAGAAGLVGLALMA is encoded by the exons ATGGCTGGCGCTGCAGTTATCGCCGGCCTggtgctcctcgccgccgccgccgtctctccGGCGTACGCCACGGATCACGTGGTCGGCGACGCGTCCGGGTGGACCAGCGGCGTGGACTACACCACCTGGACGAAAGGCAAGACCTTCAGTGTTGGCGACAACCTGG TGTTCCAGTACAGCGCGATGCACACGGTGGCGGAGGTGAGCTCGGCGGACTACAGCGCGTGCTCGGCCAGCAACTCCCTCCAGTCGTACAGCGACCAGAACACCAAGATCCCGCTCACCGCGCCCGGCACGCGCTACTTCATCTGCGGCACCCCGGGCCACTGCAGCGGCGGCATGAAGCTCGCCGTCACGGTgtccgccgcggccgccaccgccccggCGGCGTCGTCCCCGCCCGCCACGCCCGGTACccccggcgacgacgacgacacgCCCCCGGCGACGACCACGCCGTCCGCGTCCACGCCCCccgcgacgacggcggcgcccACGACCAGGTCCACCtcgaccagcgccgccggggAGGACCCGCTCGCGATAGGCGTCCTGGCCGGCGCCGCGGGGCTCGTCGGCCTCGCCCTGATGGCCTAG
- the LOC112898352 gene encoding vegetative cell wall protein gp1-like, translated as MAPLLRPLVLALLIASCAAQQAPPAQPPQTPNAPPQAPPAGNPPPAPQAPPAGNPPPAPTNPPPAPTTPPPAPTTPPPAPTTPPPAPMTPPPAPTTPPASPPPAPTTPPPSPPASPPPAPATPPPSPPMAPPPATPPPPATPPPAAPTPAPSTAPTLPPVATPAASPKSPKTPSPAAATSPAPALSPAGTPTTEDSGASAARAAAFATVVALAGAGLAVLL; from the coding sequence AtggcgcccctcctccgccccctcGTCCTCGCGCTCCTGATCGCGTCCTGCGCCGCGCAGCAGGCGCCGCCGGCGCAGCCCCCGCAGACGCCGAACGCGCCGCCGCAGGCGCCTCCAGCGGGcaacccgccgccggcgccccagGCGCCTCCGGCCGGCAACCCGCCTCCCGCCCCCACCAACCCTCCTCCGGCTCCGACCACGCCGCCCCCGGCGCCGACCACCCCTCCTCCGGCCCCCACTacgccgcccccggccccgatGACTCCTCCTCCAGCACCGACCACGCCGCCGGCCTCTCCCCCGCCCGCCcccaccacgccgccgccgtctcccccGGCGagcccgccgcccgctcccgccacCCCGCCCCCGTCCCCGCCCATGGCGCCGCCTCCGGCCACGCCTCCTCCCCCCGCCACCCCGCCTCCCGCCGCGCCCACGCCGGCCCCGAGCACCGCCCCGACGCTCCCGCCGGTGGCGACACCGGCCGCATCCCCGAAGAGCCCCAAGACcccgagccccgccgccgcgacgTCCCCGGCGCCCGCGCTCTCGCCCGCGGGCACGCCGACGACCGAAGACTCGGGTGcgagcgccgcgcgcgcggccgccttCGCCACGGTCGTGGCGTTGGCGGGCGCGGGCCTCGCTGTCCTGCTTTGA